A window of the Gossypium arboreum isolate Shixiya-1 chromosome 2, ASM2569848v2, whole genome shotgun sequence genome harbors these coding sequences:
- the LOC108484353 gene encoding uncharacterized protein LOC108484353, which yields MKRQGSNIEAMAQAAGKHQVRNKSRRGLDADEGEVALCSMQSTLVWWEEWAYVDEQMSWASIWSPFWDVDFVDMAYGALFNDVAWDDDIWDLKNVTVIPKQ from the coding sequence ATGAAGAGGCAAGGGAGCAATATAGAGGCCATGGCTCAAGCAGCTGGAAAACATCAAGTTCGAAACAAGAGCAGGAGAGGTTTGGATGCCGATGAGGGAGAAGTAGCGTTATGTAGCATGCAGAGTACTTTAGTGTGGTGGGAGGAATGGGCGTACGTGGATGAGCAAATGTCATGGGCATCCATCTGGTCGCCTTTCTGGGATGTGGATTTTGTTGACATGGCTTATGGTGCATTGTTCAACGATGTTGCTTGGGATGATGATATTTGGGACTTGAAGAACGTCACGGTCATACCCAAACAATGA
- the LOC128285253 gene encoding uncharacterized protein LOC128285253, with amino-acid sequence MELREELEGILNQEELLWKQKSRCDWLKMRDRNTKFFHGRTLYRWKINRIDALRKANGEWLFEPNEIQAEETNFFQKLCGEEPDEKSVLPPNYFSCLDQVDIDFLEKDVSNEEIKTTLFDLAPLKAPGSDGYHAYFFQNQWGNIGDSVSKWVKSIFRGRTIEPELNNTLIVLVETIF; translated from the coding sequence ATGGAATTAAGAGAAGAGCTAGAAGGAATACTTAATCAAGAAGAGTTACTATGGAAGCAAAAATCAAGATGCGACTGGCTCAAAATGAGAGACAGAAATACAAAATTCTTTCATGGTCGAACACTCTACAGATGGAAGATTAATCGTATCGATGCTTTACGTAAAGCAAATGGGGAATGGCTTTTTGAGCCCAATGAAATCCAAGCAGAAGAAACAAATTTTTTCCAAAAACTCTGTGGAGAAGAACCTGATGAGAAGAGCGTTTTGCCGCCCAATTACTTTTCCTGTTTAGATCAAGTAGACATTGATTTTCTAGAGAAAGATGTATCAAATGAAGAAATCAAAACAACACTATTTGATTTGGCCCCTTTAAAAGCACCAGGAAGTGATGGATATCATGCCTATTTTTTCCAAAATCAGTGGGGCAATATTGGAGACTCAGTCAGTAAATGGGTTAAAAGTATATTTAGAGGAAGAACCATTGAGCCTGAATTAAACAATACACTTATAGtgcttgtcgaaaccattttttaa